The following are from one region of the Microbacterium paraoxydans genome:
- a CDS encoding ABC transporter permease, which translates to MVLSVLRRVAISIAMLIATSLLVFVVLRLLPGDPVITRLGSTPGVDAETIARLREEAGLDAPVIEQYLRWIGGVFTGDFGQSYFNQYSVTELIAQRLPATLELTLIGVLLAVLIATPAAVFASLRPLGVVDRVLTAISTAGMALPQFLIGIVLIVVFAVQLKVLPARGYTPFAEDPAENLVRMILPGLTLAFAAAPLLMRFLRASMVEVLDAPYIRTAKGKGQSASGVVLGHALRNALIPGLTMLGLIVGYTLGGVVIVEYVFGVPGLGSLAIDAVFKRDYAVLQSVVLLISAMFILTTLIVDLLYGVLDPRLRARSGRG; encoded by the coding sequence GTGGTCCTCTCCGTCCTCCGGCGGGTGGCGATCAGCATCGCGATGCTGATCGCCACCTCGCTCCTCGTCTTCGTCGTGCTCCGGCTGCTGCCGGGCGACCCCGTCATCACCCGCCTCGGCTCGACGCCGGGCGTGGATGCCGAGACCATCGCCCGGCTCCGGGAGGAGGCCGGCCTCGACGCCCCCGTCATCGAGCAGTACCTGCGCTGGATCGGCGGCGTCTTCACGGGCGACTTCGGTCAGTCCTACTTCAACCAGTACTCGGTGACGGAGCTCATCGCCCAGCGTCTTCCCGCGACGCTGGAGCTCACCCTCATCGGCGTGCTCCTGGCCGTGCTCATCGCCACCCCGGCCGCCGTGTTCGCCTCGCTGCGTCCGCTCGGCGTGGTCGACCGGGTGCTCACCGCGATCTCGACCGCGGGCATGGCCCTTCCGCAGTTCCTCATCGGCATCGTGCTCATCGTCGTGTTCGCCGTGCAGCTCAAGGTGCTGCCGGCCCGCGGCTACACGCCGTTCGCGGAGGACCCCGCCGAGAACCTCGTGCGCATGATCCTCCCCGGCCTCACCCTCGCCTTCGCGGCGGCGCCGCTGCTCATGCGGTTCCTCCGGGCCTCGATGGTCGAGGTGCTGGACGCCCCCTACATCCGCACCGCGAAGGGCAAGGGGCAGTCGGCGAGCGGCGTCGTCCTCGGCCACGCCCTCCGCAACGCCCTGATCCCCGGGCTCACCATGCTCGGCCTGATCGTCGGCTACACCCTCGGCGGAGTGGTGATCGTGGAGTACGTGTTCGGCGTCCCCGGCCTCGGGTCGCTCGCGATCGACGCCGTCTTCAAGCGGGACTACGCGGTGCTGCAGTCGGTCGTGCTGCTGATCTCCGCGATGTTCATCCTCACCACGCTCATCGTCGACCTCCTCTACGGGGTGCTCGACCCGCGTCTTCGTGCAAGGAGCGGCCGTGGCTGA
- a CDS encoding ABC transporter permease, producing the protein MADTLTLALRSARPRRRVAVASWIPLGLLAIIVLACVLAPLLAPYDPAAQSSDRFAGPSAAHLFGTDELGRDLFSRVLYGGQLTVFIAGGATLVAMVLGIAWGMAAAFGRGWVDEILMRLADTVMAIPQILFALVFISAFGADPVKLAVIIGVLLTPTTARLVRSSVLSELQEDYFTAAVAFGSTRRRLLFAEVLPNAKGPIIVQAAINAANAILLEASMSFVGLGIAPPEATWGTLVQQGYQKMYQSIGYVLFPALFIFVTIWLLNVLADQFGGDRKGKGR; encoded by the coding sequence GTGGCTGACACCCTCACCCTCGCGCTGCGCTCGGCGCGTCCGCGGCGACGGGTCGCCGTCGCCTCCTGGATCCCGCTGGGGCTGCTGGCGATCATCGTCCTCGCCTGCGTGCTCGCCCCGCTCCTGGCCCCGTACGACCCCGCGGCACAGTCGTCCGACCGGTTCGCCGGACCCTCCGCGGCGCACCTCTTCGGGACCGACGAGCTGGGCCGCGACCTCTTCAGCCGCGTGCTCTACGGCGGCCAGCTCACCGTGTTCATCGCCGGGGGCGCGACGCTCGTGGCCATGGTCCTCGGCATCGCCTGGGGCATGGCGGCGGCGTTCGGACGCGGCTGGGTCGACGAGATCCTCATGCGCCTCGCCGACACGGTCATGGCGATCCCGCAGATCCTCTTCGCGCTCGTCTTCATCTCCGCGTTCGGCGCCGACCCCGTCAAGCTCGCCGTCATCATCGGGGTGCTCCTCACGCCGACCACCGCGCGGCTCGTGCGGTCGTCGGTGCTCAGCGAACTGCAGGAGGACTACTTCACGGCCGCCGTGGCATTCGGCTCGACCCGGCGCCGGCTGCTCTTCGCCGAGGTGCTCCCGAACGCCAAGGGGCCGATCATCGTGCAGGCGGCCATCAACGCCGCCAACGCGATCCTCCTGGAGGCGTCGATGAGCTTCGTCGGGCTCGGCATCGCGCCGCCCGAGGCCACCTGGGGCACGCTCGTGCAGCAGGGCTACCAGAAGATGTACCAGTCCATCGGGTACGTGCTGTTCCCCGCCCTGTTCATCTTCGTCACCATCTGGCTGCTCAACGTGCTCGCCGACCAGTTCGGCGGCGATCGGAAGGGGAAGGGCCGATGA
- a CDS encoding dipeptide ABC transporter ATP-binding protein, whose protein sequence is MTDLTPVLQVQDLTVSYGDVMPVQGITFAVRPGERIGLVGESGSGKSLTALSIMRLNDGATLGGSIRLRDRELLTLSPREMTRVRGGEIAMVYQDPMSSLNPVRTIGHQLVEAIRLHDRVSAAAARARAVELLTEVGVPLPEERLGQYPHEFSGGMRQRVMIAMAMSSRPAVLIADEPTTALDVTTQSRIIDLLDRLAEDHGTAVVLITHDLGVAAGFCERIHVMRHGRVVEEGPVDRIYAAPEHPYTQALLGAVVDLTVDVQQPIRTAAEVLERGTEPLAEAGSISAVDRARESGDVLVDVQGVSKVFTLGSGRRVTAVDDVSFRIRRGETVGLVGESGSGKSTVSKAVLALGGIDGGTVVFDGQRPHDLRGEELRRLRKRMQMVFQDPFSALNRRQTVAQIIEAPLRAHGIGTRASRAEKVRETMHRVRLDEEFAHRLPRSMSGGQCQRVSIARSLVLEPEFLVLDESVSALDVSIQAQVLNLLRELQAELGLTYLFISHDLAVIRYMSSTVAVMQQGRIVEIGARDALFANPQHEYTRGLMAAIPVADPVLERRRRAEAAALWQTHGGQTGAVPATTAGRGGRR, encoded by the coding sequence ATGACCGACCTCACGCCCGTCCTGCAGGTGCAGGACCTCACCGTCTCCTATGGGGACGTCATGCCCGTCCAGGGCATCACGTTCGCGGTGCGGCCCGGGGAGCGCATCGGCCTCGTCGGCGAATCCGGCTCCGGCAAGTCGCTCACGGCGCTGTCGATCATGCGGCTGAACGACGGGGCGACTCTCGGCGGCAGCATCCGGTTGCGCGACCGCGAACTGCTCACGCTGAGCCCGCGGGAGATGACCCGCGTGCGCGGCGGCGAGATCGCGATGGTCTACCAGGACCCGATGTCGTCGCTGAACCCGGTCCGCACGATCGGGCACCAGCTCGTCGAGGCGATCCGGCTGCACGACCGGGTCTCGGCGGCGGCCGCCCGCGCGCGGGCCGTCGAGCTGCTGACCGAGGTCGGGGTGCCGCTCCCTGAGGAGCGTCTCGGCCAGTACCCGCACGAGTTCTCCGGCGGGATGCGGCAGCGCGTCATGATCGCGATGGCCATGTCGTCTCGACCCGCCGTGCTCATCGCGGACGAGCCGACCACGGCCCTCGACGTCACGACGCAGTCCCGGATCATCGACCTCCTCGACCGGCTCGCGGAGGACCACGGGACCGCGGTGGTGCTCATCACGCACGACCTCGGCGTCGCCGCCGGGTTCTGCGAGCGCATCCACGTGATGCGGCACGGGCGCGTGGTCGAGGAGGGCCCGGTCGACCGCATCTACGCCGCCCCCGAGCACCCGTACACGCAGGCGCTGCTCGGCGCGGTCGTCGACCTCACGGTGGACGTGCAGCAGCCCATCCGCACCGCCGCGGAGGTGCTCGAACGCGGGACGGAGCCGCTCGCCGAGGCCGGGTCGATCAGCGCCGTGGACCGGGCGCGGGAGTCCGGCGACGTGCTGGTGGACGTGCAGGGCGTGTCGAAGGTGTTCACGCTCGGCTCCGGACGCCGGGTGACCGCGGTCGACGACGTGTCGTTCCGGATCCGGCGCGGCGAGACGGTCGGGCTCGTCGGCGAGTCGGGCTCCGGCAAGTCGACCGTGTCGAAGGCCGTGCTCGCGCTCGGCGGCATCGACGGCGGGACGGTCGTCTTCGACGGGCAGCGCCCGCACGACCTCCGCGGCGAGGAGCTGCGGCGGCTGCGCAAGCGCATGCAGATGGTGTTCCAGGACCCGTTCTCGGCCCTGAACCGGCGGCAGACCGTCGCGCAGATCATCGAGGCGCCGTTGCGTGCCCACGGCATCGGCACCCGGGCCTCCCGCGCCGAGAAGGTGCGCGAGACCATGCACCGCGTGCGCCTGGACGAGGAGTTCGCGCACCGGCTGCCGCGCTCGATGTCCGGCGGGCAGTGCCAGCGCGTGTCCATCGCCCGGTCGCTCGTGCTGGAGCCGGAGTTCCTTGTGCTGGACGAATCGGTGTCGGCGCTCGACGTGTCGATCCAGGCGCAGGTGCTCAATCTGCTCCGGGAGCTGCAGGCCGAGCTCGGCCTCACGTATCTCTTCATCAGCCACGACCTGGCGGTGATCCGGTACATGTCCTCGACGGTCGCCGTGATGCAGCAGGGCCGCATCGTCGAGATCGGCGCGCGCGACGCGCTCTTCGCGAATCCGCAGCACGAGTACACGCGCGGGCTCATGGCGGCGATCCCCGTCGCCGACCCGGTCCTCGAGCGCCGACGGCGTGCGGAGGCCGCGGCGCTCTGGCAGACCCACGGCGGGCAGACGGGTGCGGTCCCCGCGACGACCGCCGGACGAGGAGGACGACGATGA